In Zea mays cultivar B73 chromosome 7, Zm-B73-REFERENCE-NAM-5.0, whole genome shotgun sequence, the following proteins share a genomic window:
- the LOC109941168 gene encoding subtilisin-like protease SBT4.9 has protein sequence MVRELEIERKRKRHHYHDHDVSDATDRMIYSYTRSINGFSARLTDDEKDKLSGKEGVVSVFPSRTYRLQTTRSWDFLGFPETARRSLPTEAEVIVGMIDTGMWPDSPSFSDEGFGPPPSRWKGACHNFTCNNKIIGARAYRQGHTGLSLVDTVGHGSHTASTVAGRVVEGVGLAGLAAGSARGAVPGARRQARGVQGVLGRLVP, from the exons ATGGTGAGGGAGCTGGAGATAGAGCGCAAGCGCAAACGACACCACTATCACGATCATGATGTCAG CGATGCTACAGATAGGATGATTTACAGCTACACGAGGAGCATCAACGGATTCTCGGCCAGGCTGACCGATGACGAGAAGGACAAGCTGTCGGGCAAGGAGGGCGTGGTGTCCGTCTTCCCAAGCCGGACGTACCGACTCCAGACCACGAGGTCATGGGACTTCCTCGGCTTCCCCGAGACGGCGCGCCGGAGCCTGCCCACGGAGGCGGAGGTCATTGTCGGCATGATCGACACCGGCATGTGGCCGGACTCTCCGTCCTTCTCCGACGAGGGCTTCGGCCCGCCACCGAGCAGGTGGAAGGGCGCCTGCCACAACTTCACGTGCAACAA CAAGATCATCGGCGCCCGCGCGTACAGGCAAGGCCATACCGGCCTGTCGCTAGTGGACACCGTCGGGCACGGCAGCCACACGGCGTCAACGGTAGCGGGGCGGGTGGTGGAGGGCGTCGGCCTCGCGGGCCTGGCCGCCGGGTCGGCACGCGGCGCGGTGCCGGGCGCCAGGCGCCAGGCTCGCGGTGTACAAGGCGTGCTGGGACGACTGGTTCCTTAG